One region of Sulfuriroseicoccus oceanibius genomic DNA includes:
- a CDS encoding RrF2 family transcriptional regulator: MKISRKLENACRVLVQLANRYDAGGVSRVEELAQAEEVSSSFLLQILNDLRKSGLVSSKRGKFGGYQLARPPREISLGQVVEALEGGLIDVDLEVLGESGQRVVSAWQEIARHVDAKLHATTLEDMAGTASADMFYI, from the coding sequence GTGAAGATTTCCCGCAAACTTGAAAATGCCTGTCGTGTGTTGGTGCAGCTGGCCAACCGTTATGATGCGGGAGGTGTGTCGCGGGTGGAGGAGTTGGCACAGGCTGAGGAAGTATCCTCCAGTTTTCTGCTACAGATTCTCAATGATTTGCGCAAGAGCGGTTTGGTTTCGAGCAAGCGGGGGAAGTTTGGTGGCTATCAGTTGGCCCGGCCGCCGCGTGAGATTTCACTTGGGCAAGTGGTTGAGGCGCTTGAGGGTGGTTTGATTGATGTGGATCTGGAGGTGCTCGGGGAGTCCGGGCAGCGGGTGGTTTCGGCATGGCAGGAGATTGCGCGTCATGTCGATGCGAAGTTGCATGCCACGACGCTTGAGGACATGGCAGGCACGGCGAGTGCCGATATGTTCTACATTTAG
- the cysE gene encoding serine O-acetyltransferase yields MNTPFPTSSSPGGESSVPHTTRRPADLSAHRNADPVWDALQEEAARAIQAEPILAAAMDETVLGQPSLEAAVAARIAGKLEGHGLTGAQLLRLLETAYLSDPAVGDALRCDLIAIKDRDPAADTYLDPLMFYKGFHALSAHRAAHFLWKQGRHTLARLLQSMISEAFAVDIHPAARFGCGILLDHATSFVAGETAIVEDNVSILHEVTLGGTGKEHGNRHPIVRSGVLIGAGAKILGRVEIGQGSRIGAGSVVLADVPEHVTVVGVPAEVVGRASSSEPSECMDHCSMMQSSDFEWGTGI; encoded by the coding sequence ATGAACACACCTTTTCCCACCTCGTCCTCGCCGGGCGGAGAATCCAGCGTCCCTCACACCACACGACGCCCCGCGGATCTCTCAGCCCACCGCAACGCGGATCCCGTATGGGACGCTCTTCAAGAGGAAGCCGCCCGCGCGATTCAAGCCGAGCCCATCCTCGCCGCAGCCATGGACGAGACCGTACTAGGCCAGCCGTCACTCGAAGCCGCGGTCGCTGCTCGAATCGCCGGCAAACTCGAGGGCCACGGCCTGACTGGAGCCCAGCTTCTGCGCCTTCTCGAAACCGCCTACCTCTCCGACCCTGCGGTAGGTGATGCACTGCGCTGCGACTTGATCGCTATTAAAGACCGCGACCCCGCCGCCGACACCTACCTTGACCCTTTGATGTTCTATAAAGGGTTTCACGCGCTGTCGGCGCACCGTGCGGCTCATTTCTTGTGGAAACAAGGCCGTCACACACTGGCACGCCTTCTCCAAAGCATGATCTCAGAAGCGTTCGCCGTGGATATCCACCCGGCCGCCCGCTTCGGCTGCGGTATTCTTCTTGACCACGCGACCTCTTTTGTCGCAGGTGAAACCGCCATCGTGGAAGACAATGTCTCGATCCTTCACGAAGTCACCCTGGGAGGAACCGGCAAAGAACACGGCAACCGCCACCCCATCGTGCGCTCGGGCGTGCTGATCGGAGCTGGAGCCAAAATCCTCGGCAGAGTCGAAATCGGCCAAGGATCTCGGATCGGCGCCGGCAGTGTCGTTTTGGCAGATGTCCCAGAGCATGTCACCGTGGTAGGCGTTCCCGCAGAAGTCGTGGGACGGGCATCCAGCTCGGAGCCATCCGAATGCATGGACCATTGCTCGATGATGCAGTCATCCGACTTTGAATGGGGCACCGGCATTTGA
- a CDS encoding peptidylprolyl isomerase: MLTTIRKNQKGLLIIVTIAICAAFGWFFTKADTTTGQHVPTLVVGDAKLKVSQYRRISNQQMIAAHLQLPGSEIISPLVNMLGQTHGESLGDGVYPATIQLVRNEAKRLGIAVSDDEVTEIIRNTPAFQTNGQFDESRFLAYEGGDPSQPSEGIYIVQQTPYGPVPGERPVTLSRSGLTAADIKQVVRDFRSAQKIFETLGAGVQTPEWRATQRYELLNQIITADILAFTDAQFESEVDTSDEAIAAYYEENKDRFMNQPRLVVQYVSFDHKPTPAAENETEEQAAARAKADNAAKIAMRRKADELYEAIRTGSSFELAAASFEVSPTLSEPFDVFNAPAALRPAQRQLLEVQSKDAPVMFVNGDHSSVVLLVKDFLAAQPKPLESIRDEVKAALVNANSANLAEVAANEAQTKLAELANGGTSLAALKSSANITNGTLTEGRQVALTAEASAADRTLFAELSSLNVGELSTVIPTADGFQIALITKREIERSETREEEIASLASRLALEATNNIQSEWWTEAIINANPHVE; this comes from the coding sequence ATGCTCACCACAATCCGCAAAAACCAGAAAGGCCTCCTGATTATCGTCACCATCGCAATCTGCGCGGCATTCGGATGGTTCTTCACCAAAGCCGATACCACGACAGGCCAGCACGTTCCTACTCTCGTGGTGGGCGATGCCAAACTCAAGGTGAGCCAGTACCGACGCATCAGCAACCAACAGATGATCGCAGCTCATCTCCAGTTGCCAGGATCCGAAATCATCTCCCCTCTCGTCAATATGCTGGGTCAGACCCACGGGGAATCCCTCGGTGACGGCGTCTACCCTGCCACCATCCAACTCGTCCGCAATGAAGCCAAGCGCCTTGGCATCGCGGTCAGCGACGACGAAGTCACGGAAATCATCCGCAACACCCCGGCATTCCAGACCAACGGACAGTTCGACGAATCACGCTTCCTCGCCTACGAAGGCGGCGACCCATCCCAGCCATCGGAAGGCATCTACATCGTTCAGCAAACCCCATACGGTCCGGTTCCAGGCGAACGCCCTGTCACCCTCAGCCGCAGTGGTCTCACCGCAGCCGACATCAAGCAGGTCGTTCGCGACTTCCGCTCGGCCCAGAAGATCTTTGAAACCCTCGGGGCTGGCGTCCAAACACCTGAGTGGCGCGCTACACAACGCTACGAACTCCTCAACCAGATCATCACTGCAGACATCCTGGCATTCACCGATGCTCAATTTGAAAGCGAAGTCGACACCTCGGACGAGGCAATTGCCGCCTACTATGAGGAAAACAAAGACCGCTTCATGAACCAGCCTCGCCTGGTGGTTCAGTACGTCAGCTTCGACCACAAGCCGACCCCAGCTGCTGAAAACGAAACCGAAGAACAAGCCGCCGCTCGTGCCAAGGCCGACAACGCTGCCAAAATCGCGATGCGCCGCAAGGCAGACGAACTCTACGAAGCCATCCGCACCGGTAGTTCGTTCGAGCTAGCCGCAGCAAGCTTCGAGGTCAGCCCGACACTCAGCGAACCTTTCGATGTCTTCAACGCACCCGCAGCTCTCCGCCCGGCACAACGCCAGCTCTTGGAAGTCCAAAGCAAGGACGCTCCAGTCATGTTCGTCAACGGCGACCACAGCTCGGTCGTTCTGTTGGTGAAAGACTTCCTCGCCGCTCAGCCAAAGCCACTCGAGTCCATCCGCGACGAAGTGAAAGCCGCACTGGTCAATGCCAACAGCGCAAACCTGGCTGAAGTCGCCGCCAATGAAGCTCAGACCAAACTCGCCGAGCTCGCCAACGGAGGCACCTCACTCGCCGCCCTCAAATCCTCGGCAAACATCACCAACGGCACACTCACCGAAGGACGCCAGGTCGCATTGACCGCTGAAGCATCCGCCGCTGACCGCACTCTCTTCGCCGAGCTCAGCTCGCTCAATGTTGGAGAACTCAGCACTGTCATCCCAACCGCTGACGGCTTCCAGATCGCTCTGATCACCAAGCGTGAAATCGAGCGCTCGGAGACCCGCGAAGAAGAGATCGCATCCCTCGCCAGCCGACTCGCTCTCGAGGCCACCAACAACATCCAGAGCGAATGGTGGACTGAAGCGATCATCAACGCTAATCCACACGTCGAGTAG
- a CDS encoding tetratricopeptide repeat protein — MSDQSNATTEERDALFDDANGDLALGDIDAAIPKYRRCVEIDPDFFDGWHALGMVLLKTDQVQEAIGAGLMATTLRPNDLLAWTSLSQMYVRNGQIAEAEDAKGNARILSLGGKVVKDTPPSA; from the coding sequence ATGAGCGACCAATCCAACGCAACCACCGAAGAACGCGACGCTTTGTTCGATGACGCCAATGGCGACCTCGCTCTGGGGGATATCGACGCCGCGATTCCCAAGTACCGCCGCTGTGTCGAAATCGACCCCGACTTCTTCGACGGCTGGCACGCTCTCGGGATGGTCTTGCTCAAGACCGACCAAGTCCAGGAGGCCATCGGTGCGGGGTTGATGGCCACCACCCTCCGTCCAAACGATCTGCTCGCGTGGACATCACTCTCCCAGATGTACGTCCGTAATGGACAAATCGCCGAAGCCGAGGATGCCAAGGGCAATGCCCGCATCCTCTCGCTGGGTGGAAAGGTGGTTAAAGATACGCCACCATCCGCCTAA
- the metG gene encoding methionine--tRNA ligase translates to MRLITTAIDYTNGSPHIGHAYEKVLADVLTRYDRFAGRDVYFLTGVDQHGQKVQQSAEKENVHPATYANRITKGFLKLWETLDVKYDGWAATTDPRHATCVQAILQKLHDDGQLYKKSHQGFYSVRQEQFLTDRDRNEQGEFGPEWGEVQEVEEENWYFKLSDHVEWLRGFVESHPDFVFPEFRRQELLNALEKSEKGGDLCISRPKSRLRWGIELPFDPEFVTYVWFDALTNYISFAGYEAADNAELPKFESLWSSETVHIIGKDILVPPHGIYWPIMLHAIGFSDEQMPKLLVHGWWNIRGEKMSKSLGNVVDPAELAETFGPDGLRYYLVRDIATGADADFSPERIITRFNSDLANDFGNLCNRTLNMVKRYRGGELTADSGYDDEICQALRSTGDSARAGYAEAMDNNLPHLALEHVWKWIVQTNQFAEQSAPWALAKDEDKAAQLDAVLYHMAEVIAEVSLLIAPVMPAAAANLQDQLRLTPEQRSIKLGDLGWGLLPSGHTTGKPKPLFPRLQLEKED, encoded by the coding sequence ATGCGCCTGATTACCACCGCTATCGACTACACCAACGGCTCGCCTCACATCGGCCACGCCTACGAAAAGGTTCTCGCAGACGTCCTCACTCGCTACGACCGCTTCGCCGGCCGAGACGTCTACTTCCTCACCGGAGTAGACCAACACGGCCAAAAGGTCCAACAAAGCGCCGAGAAGGAGAACGTCCACCCGGCCACCTACGCCAACCGCATCACCAAGGGCTTCCTCAAACTGTGGGAAACCCTCGACGTCAAATACGACGGCTGGGCCGCCACCACCGACCCACGCCACGCCACCTGCGTCCAGGCCATTCTGCAAAAGCTCCACGACGACGGCCAGCTCTACAAGAAGTCCCACCAGGGCTTCTACTCGGTGCGCCAGGAACAATTCCTCACCGATCGCGACCGCAACGAACAAGGCGAGTTCGGCCCGGAATGGGGCGAAGTCCAGGAAGTCGAAGAGGAAAACTGGTACTTCAAACTCTCAGACCACGTGGAATGGCTCCGCGGGTTCGTCGAGTCCCATCCGGATTTCGTCTTCCCTGAGTTCCGCCGTCAGGAACTTCTCAACGCGCTCGAAAAATCGGAAAAAGGCGGAGACCTTTGCATCTCCCGCCCGAAGAGCCGCCTGCGCTGGGGCATCGAACTCCCATTCGACCCTGAGTTCGTCACCTACGTCTGGTTCGACGCCCTGACCAACTACATCTCGTTCGCCGGATACGAAGCGGCCGACAACGCGGAGCTGCCTAAGTTCGAGTCGCTCTGGTCGTCGGAAACCGTCCACATCATCGGCAAGGACATCCTCGTCCCACCACACGGTATCTATTGGCCGATCATGCTCCACGCCATCGGCTTCTCGGACGAGCAAATGCCAAAGCTCCTCGTCCACGGCTGGTGGAACATTCGCGGCGAGAAGATGTCGAAATCCCTCGGCAACGTCGTCGACCCCGCCGAACTCGCCGAAACCTTCGGTCCAGACGGCCTGCGCTACTACCTCGTGCGCGATATCGCCACCGGTGCCGACGCCGACTTCTCACCGGAACGCATCATCACCCGCTTCAACTCGGATCTGGCCAACGATTTCGGCAACCTGTGCAATCGCACACTCAACATGGTCAAGCGCTACCGCGGTGGTGAACTCACCGCCGACTCCGGCTACGACGACGAAATCTGCCAAGCTCTCCGCTCCACCGGCGACTCCGCCCGCGCCGGCTACGCCGAGGCCATGGACAACAACCTCCCACACCTCGCTCTCGAGCACGTGTGGAAATGGATCGTCCAGACCAATCAGTTCGCCGAACAATCCGCTCCATGGGCGCTCGCCAAGGACGAAGACAAAGCAGCCCAGCTCGACGCTGTGCTCTATCACATGGCCGAAGTCATCGCTGAGGTGTCGCTGCTCATTGCTCCTGTCATGCCAGCCGCCGCAGCCAACCTCCAAGACCAACTGCGCCTGACACCAGAGCAACGCTCGATCAAACTCGGTGACCTCGGATGGGGCCTGCTTCCATCCGGCCACACCACCGGCAAACCGAAGCCGCTCTTCCCTCGTCTCCAACTCGAGAAAGAAGACTAA
- a CDS encoding GxxExxY protein: protein MSRAVIGCAIEVHRSLGPRLLEPAYHRCLEHELTLEKVPYQSEVPLPVRYKGTRLDCGYRMDLVIHEHLTVELKSVRKIEPIHEAQLLTYMRLSGLKVGLLINFNVPLLREGIRRFVINQPMKLCVL from the coding sequence ATTTCCAGAGCAGTCATCGGCTGTGCAATCGAAGTACACCGTAGCCTCGGCCCACGCCTACTGGAGCCCGCATATCATAGATGCCTGGAGCACGAGTTGACTCTCGAAAAGGTGCCCTACCAATCAGAGGTACCCCTACCGGTTCGCTACAAAGGGACACGATTGGACTGCGGATACCGAATGGATCTCGTGATCCACGAGCACCTTACCGTGGAACTCAAGAGCGTAAGAAAGATAGAGCCCATCCACGAAGCTCAACTCCTAACCTACATGAGACTATCCGGCCTCAAGGTTGGTCTATTGATCAATTTCAACGTCCCCCTCCTGAGAGAGGGTATTCGACGCTTCGTGATCAACCAACCAATGAAACTCTGTGTTCTCTGA
- the mqo gene encoding malate dehydrogenase (quinone) → MQIENPDVVLIGSGVMSANLGALLKKLDPKLRIQLYEVADGFAEEASNAWNNAGTGHAGICELSYTPNRRADGTVDVDKAFEVFEQFEQTRQFWAYAVRSGMIENPRDFINRVPHLSFVHGQEQVDFLKDRHAALSKHHFFSTMEYTTDREMIGEWAPLLMDGRGDVPVAATKMENGTDVNFGEVSRKLIAWLSAQDGCNAVASHRVTDLSKRDGRWEIEVRDLKTGEVKKNTAKFVFVGAGGGSLPLLQKAGIPEAHGYGGFPIGGQWLVCDDPEIVSQHEAKVYGQAQEEAPTMAVPHLDTRVIDGKKAILFGPFASWTMKFLHQGGKQTDLMKSVKPSNLFTLLKVGAYNLGLVKYLVQQGTQSMKDRMDVLHRFYPAADEKDWRLIDAGIRVQAITEEDGSAGIVHFGTEVVTSADKSISALLGASPGASVCVNVMIEAIEKSFPHLLNSEEGKALMAEMVPTYGVKLVEDPECYARVKPLADEALGV, encoded by the coding sequence ATGCAGATTGAGAACCCGGATGTTGTGTTGATTGGCAGTGGCGTGATGTCGGCGAATCTTGGAGCGTTGCTCAAGAAATTGGACCCGAAGTTGAGGATTCAGCTTTATGAGGTGGCTGATGGGTTTGCCGAGGAGGCGTCCAATGCGTGGAACAACGCGGGGACCGGGCATGCGGGGATCTGTGAGTTGAGCTACACGCCGAACCGTCGTGCGGATGGAACGGTGGATGTGGACAAGGCGTTCGAGGTTTTTGAGCAGTTTGAGCAGACGCGGCAGTTTTGGGCGTATGCGGTGCGCAGTGGGATGATCGAGAATCCGAGAGATTTCATCAACCGGGTGCCGCATTTGAGTTTCGTGCATGGGCAGGAGCAGGTGGACTTTTTGAAGGACCGGCACGCGGCGCTTTCCAAGCATCACTTCTTTTCAACGATGGAGTACACGACGGATCGCGAGATGATTGGTGAGTGGGCGCCATTGTTGATGGACGGGCGGGGCGACGTGCCGGTGGCGGCGACCAAGATGGAGAATGGGACGGATGTGAACTTTGGTGAGGTCTCGCGGAAACTGATTGCGTGGCTTTCTGCGCAAGATGGGTGCAATGCGGTGGCATCGCACCGGGTGACGGATCTGTCGAAGAGAGATGGGCGCTGGGAGATTGAAGTGCGGGATCTCAAGACCGGCGAGGTGAAGAAGAACACGGCAAAGTTTGTGTTCGTGGGTGCGGGGGGCGGGAGTTTGCCGCTGTTGCAAAAGGCTGGGATTCCTGAGGCTCACGGCTATGGCGGTTTTCCGATTGGTGGTCAGTGGCTGGTGTGTGACGATCCGGAGATCGTGAGCCAGCATGAGGCGAAGGTTTACGGTCAGGCACAGGAAGAGGCACCAACCATGGCGGTACCCCATTTGGACACCCGTGTGATTGACGGCAAAAAGGCGATTCTGTTTGGGCCGTTTGCGTCGTGGACGATGAAGTTTCTTCATCAGGGCGGCAAGCAGACTGACTTGATGAAGTCGGTGAAGCCTAGCAATCTGTTCACCCTGTTGAAAGTGGGAGCTTACAACCTCGGCCTGGTGAAGTATTTGGTGCAGCAGGGCACGCAGAGCATGAAGGACCGAATGGATGTGTTGCATCGGTTTTACCCGGCAGCTGACGAGAAGGACTGGAGGTTGATCGATGCGGGGATCCGCGTGCAGGCGATCACCGAGGAGGATGGCTCGGCGGGGATTGTGCATTTTGGCACGGAAGTGGTGACCAGTGCGGACAAGTCGATTTCGGCGTTGTTGGGGGCGTCGCCTGGAGCATCGGTGTGTGTGAATGTGATGATCGAGGCGATCGAGAAGAGCTTCCCGCATTTGCTGAATAGCGAGGAAGGGAAGGCGCTGATGGCTGAGATGGTCCCGACTTATGGCGTGAAGCTGGTGGAGGATCCGGAGTGCTACGCAAGGGTGAAGCCGCTTGCGGATGAGGCGCTTGGGGTGTGA